GTTGGCCAGGACCCAGGGGATCCGGGAGGCGAGGGCCGCCACGGCGAAGCTGGAGGCGAGCCCCACTCCCCCGCCGCAGAGCACGAAGCGGGCGAAGGCGGTGCCGGCACCGGCGCCGGGTGCCCCTCGCCGTCGGCTGTGTGCTGCCCCCATGACCTTGCCCCCTTGAACGCCCACCGTTTCCTGATACGGAAACGCTACGTTGCGTTCATGATTTAGGCAAAGTAATAATTGCACACCATCCAAATAAGGCCGGTTGGAAGGCAGTATTTTGTTGCAATGACCCTGCCTTCAATGCAACGAACCTGGCTCGTTTCGTTGCAACTGGCGAACGTGAACGCTATGACTCCAGGGCGCGGGCCCCCGGGGCGCAGGCGTCACGCAGGGTTTCGCGCGCGGCGGCGGGCAGGGTGGCGGCGGAGCCTCGACGGCCGTGGTCGAGCAGGGCGGATCCGGCGTGCAGCCACTGCGGGTCGGGGGCCACGCCGATGAACCGGGCCAGGCGGGTCAGCTCTTCGGCGGGGTGGTCCAGGAGGTTCTCGTAGGAGAGGGTGGCGCGGCGGTCCTCGGGAAGCCGGCGGAGGAACTCCGTTCCCTCGGTGACGAGTTCGGACCACAGGGCGCCGAAGGTCCGCAGAGGCATGTGCCGGTCGCGTACGAGGGAGGGGTCGAAGCGGTCGTCGAGCAGGGGTGCCAGGTCCGGGGGCAGGGCGCGGACGTGCTCGGGGGTCAGGTCGGCGAAGCTGTCGACCCCGGAGCGGGTCCTGATCTCACGGAGCAGGGAGATCGTGCGGTACCCGGGGTGGCGGCTCATGGACAGGGCGCAGTCCGGGCCGTCGCGGAACATGTGCACGAACCTGGCCTCCGGGAAGGCCTCCCGCAGTCCCGGGGCCCAGCCGGTCGAGTAGCCGGAGCGCTCCACGACGGCGGTGCGTCCGAAACGGGCGCAGAGCAGACCGAACAGGGCCCGGTGGTGATCGGCGGCGGAACGCTCCGGCCACCGGACCACGGCCGCGCCGAGTTCGTCGAGGAGTGCGTCCGGGTCGTCGGTGAGGTGGGGCAGCACCATCAGGGAGAGGGCGGGGATGTCCGACGTGCGTGCCGAGTACCTGCCGGGGCATCGGGTGTGGAGGAACTCCGGCAGCGGCAGCCCGCTGCGGATCATCCGCTCGAAATGCGGCGCGGGCCGGGAGAGCGCCTGCCAGAACTCCTCACCGCCCACCTGTCCGGCGGGGAAGGACGCGTCGCCCACCGAGGCCATGTACTCGTTCAGACTCAGTACGTCCGGGTGGGCGTTGAGGATGCGGGAGAGCGCCGTCGAGCCGCTGCGCCCGGTGCCGAAGACGAAGGTCAGAGAACGCATGATCCCCTTTCAGGGTGGAGGCAGGTCCCCGCGGGTGGACCGCCGGTTCAGAGGTGACCGGGGAAGGGTCGCATGTCCAGGACCGAAGCCGACCGGATCGAACGCCGCTTCGAGCAAGGCGAGTTGACCGTTCCGTGGGCGCGTTCCCACCCTTATGATCTTGGGCATGACTGTGCAGAACGTTGACAAGACCCTCTCCCGTAAACAGCGGCTTCAGGAGAAGCAGCGCCGCCAGCTGTCGGTCGTCGACACCGTGGACAAGGCGGAGGGCAAGGTCCGCAAGGCCGAGGCGGAACTCGCCGTGGCCGTCACCGAGGCGGTGCAGGTGTTCGGGGACGAGCAGTCCGCGTCCGAGGCGCTCGACATGTCGGTCGAGGCGATCCGGCGTTTTCTGCACATGGCGCGGAACGAGGCGGCCGATGCCGACACCCCTGCCGAAGCCGCCGCCAAGTCCTGAGCCCCAGGCTCTGAGCCCGGGGCGCGGTGATCGGCGGCGGCTACGGCGAGCGGCCGTGGACAGGCCCGGCTACGGCGAGCCGCACCGCGTCGGCCGCGGAAGCCGTCAGGGCCTGCGCGGTCTCACCTTGATGTCGGAGCCGTTCACCCGGACGGTGACCTTGCCCCGGTTCGGCGCCCGGTCGGCCACGATCTCGTAGGACGTGACCTTTCCGTCGCGCCACTCGCAGTTGACCGCGTAGCCGCCACGGGCGCGCAGGCCGGTGAAGGAGCCTTTGGGCTTCCACGCCTCCGGCAGGGCGGGCAGCAGGTGGATGCCTCCGTCGTGGCTCTGCAGGAGCATCTCCGCGACGGCTCCCGAGATGCCGAAGTTGCCGTCCATCTGGAAGGGCGGATGGTTGCAGAACAGATTGGGCAGCGTGTTGTAGGTCAGCAGGCCGCGCAGCATGATCCGGGCACGGTGCCCGTCACCGAGGCGGGCGAAGAGAGCCGCGCGCCACGGCCAGGTCCATGAGCGGCGGCTGTCGCCGGACACCGTCGCGGCCGTGAACGGGACCCCTTCCTTCTCGCCGCAGCGCGCCTTGAGGGAGACGAGCGCGGCGGCCGCGAAGTCGGGCGTCTTCGGGGTGATCTGGCGCCCCGGGTACACCGCGAACAGGTGCGAGGTGTGGCGGTGGATGTCGGTGGGGCTGTCGATGTCCTCCTGCCACTCCTGCAACTGCCCCCACCTGCCGACCTTGTTCGGCGCCAGGCGGGCCTGCATGTCCGCGACCTTGTCCCGGTAGTCGGGGTCCGCGTCGAGGACCGCCTCGCAGTCGAGGTAGTTCTGGAACAGGTCCCAGATGATCTGCTGGTCGTACATGACGCCGTCCTCGCGCGGCCCGTGCTCCGGGGACCAGCCGTTCGGCGCGACGAGGAGTCCGTCCTCGCGCTCCTTGAGGTGGTCCTCCCAGAACTCGCAGATCTCCTTGATCATCGGGTGGGCGAGGTCGCGCAGATAGGCCAGGTCCTGGGTGAACGCCCAGTGTTCGTAGAGGTGTTGGGCGTACCAGGCGCTCGCGACGGTGTTCCACTCCCACGCGTTGCCGCCGAATGCGCTCTGGCTGGTGCGGGCGGTCCAGCCGCGGGTGTCCGTACCGAAGGCGTTGCGGGTGGCCACCCGGCTGGGCACCGCCACCTGCTGGATGAACCCGACGAGTGCCTCGTGGCACTCCGGCAGGTTCGTCGTCTCCGCTCCCCAGTAGTTCATCTGGACATTGATGTTGGTGTGGTAGTCGGCGGCCCACGCCGGCTGGTTGCTGTCGTTCCACAGACCCTGGAGGTTGGCGGGCAGGCCCTTC
The DNA window shown above is from Streptomyces akebiae and carries:
- a CDS encoding sulfotransferase — translated: MRSLTFVFGTGRSGSTALSRILNAHPDVLSLNEYMASVGDASFPAGQVGGEEFWQALSRPAPHFERMIRSGLPLPEFLHTRCPGRYSARTSDIPALSLMVLPHLTDDPDALLDELGAAVVRWPERSAADHHRALFGLLCARFGRTAVVERSGYSTGWAPGLREAFPEARFVHMFRDGPDCALSMSRHPGYRTISLLREIRTRSGVDSFADLTPEHVRALPPDLAPLLDDRFDPSLVRDRHMPLRTFGALWSELVTEGTEFLRRLPEDRRATLSYENLLDHPAEELTRLARFIGVAPDPQWLHAGSALLDHGRRGSAATLPAAARETLRDACAPGARALES